Genomic segment of Candidatus Firestonebacteria bacterium RIFOXYD2_FULL_39_29:
TTCAGAAAAAAACTAAAGCTCAAAAGAGCGTATATGGGCGCTGAACCTTATACGGAAGAAACAAAGAACAAAATTGAAAAGATCTTAAAGTTAAAAGTCTACAACTCCTATGGGCTTACCGAGATGAACGGTCCCGGAGTTGCCTTTGAATGCGAATACCAATCAGGTATGCATCTCTGGGAAGACTGTTATTTAATGGAAATAGTAGACCCCAAAACGGACAGGCCTCTCCCTGAAGGTAAAACAGGCGAGCTTATTCTTACAACTCTCAATAGAGAAGGCATGCCTATTATCAGATACAGAACCAGGGATATTACGGCTATCATTCCCGAAAAATGCAAATGCGGACGGACTCACCGAAGGATAATGCGTATTAAAGGCAGAGCCGACGATATGTTCATAATCCGCGGAGTTAATATTTACCCGCAGCAAATTGAACGCGTCCTCATGAGCGTGACGCATGTTGAGAAAAACTATCAAATATACCTTGAAGATAACGATAAGATGACCGTAAAGGTGGAAATAACTAAAAAGCTTTTTGACGGTAACCTGGAACACTTAAAGAAGCTCCAATCTGATCTGACAGAAAAACTCAGGACAGAAATACTGGTAAGGCCAAATATTGATCTTGTTGAACCCGGAACCCTTCCCGTATCAGAAGGAAAAGCAAAAAGAGTGTTTGATAATCGAAAAATCTACTAGATTTTTCCGGTTTATAAGGTTTGTAAAGTTTTTAAGGTTTTTAAAGTCTTCAAGCGTTGAAGGATATTATCTGAAAAATATAATAGCGCTACCTTTAAAAATAACTTTACAAACCTTAAAAACTTTATTAACTTTACAAACTTAATCCGGAGGATTATTAATGCCCATACTTAAACAGCTTTCAGTTTTTGTTCAGAACCAGCCGGGAAAAATAGAGCGACTCACCAGTGTCCTGGCTGATAACAAAATAAACATACTTGCATTTAATATAGCGAGCAGCGGCGAGTACGGGGTAATAAAAATAATAGTGGATAAACCGGAGCTCGCCTATAAAAAGTATAAAGAAGCAGGGCTCACCGCCTACCTTTCAGAGGTACTTGGAATAGTAATGAAGGATAAGCCGGGAGGCCTGAACGACGTAGCAAAACTGACAGCAAAGAACAGACTTAATGTAGAAAACGCCTACGTCTACGTTCCAAAATCAAGAAAAAACGCCATGCTTATTATAGACGTCCGAGACATAAAAGCAGCAAAAATAAAAATAAAATAACTAAAGTGACGCGTAGCGGGTTACGAGTAACGGGTTCTGCATTAAGGAGTTATTATAATAGAAACTCAATATTGTAAAACCCGCTACTCGCAACCCGTCACGCGTAACATTTTTTTAAAGGAGCCTTTATGACCGATAAACTGATCTGGAACCCTAAAGCGGAGTGCATGCTTCCCAAGGAAAGAGAACTTTTACAGCTGGAGCGGTTACAGCATATTGTCAAGTATGCTTATGAAAGAATACCCTATTATAAAAGATCTTTCGATGCCGCAAAAGTAAAGCCGTCGGATATTAAAACTTTAAAAGATATTACAAAGCTCCCCTTTACCTCAAAGGATGACCTTCGTGGTGCCTATCCTTTTGGTATGTTCGCGGTCCCTCATGAAGAAATACTTGAGATACATACCTCCTCAGGCACGACCGGCAGGCCGGTTGTTGTAGGTTACACGGCTTCAGATATTGAGCTCTGGAGCGAGGTTATGGCCAGAGCCCTTTCTATGGCAGGCACAACTAAAGCAGACTGGGTTCAAAATGCTTACGGATACGGATTATTCACCGGAGGCCTGGGGGTGCATTATGGCGCCAGAAAAATCGGGGCAAATATTGTTCCTATATCCGCCGGCAATACGAAAAGACAGCTTGAAATCATCAGGGATTTTGGAACAACCATACTTACATGCACTCCCTCCTACACACTCTATCTCGCTGAGGCAGCAGCTGAAGAAGGTATTGACCTGAAAAAAAGTAAATTAAGATCCGGAGTATTCGGCGCTGAAATGTGGACAGAAAAAATGCGGGAAGAAATTGAAAAACGTTTAAATATAAACGCGCTTAATATTTATGGTTTAACTGAAATAATCGGACCCGGGGTCGGGCAAGAGTGCCAGGAAAAATCAGGTCTTCATTTACAGGAAGATCATTTTTTCCCTGAAATCATTGCAACAGATACTCTTCAGCCCTTAGCTGAGGAACAAAAAGGAGAAATGGTCCTTACCACCTTAACCCGGGAAGGAACCCCAATGATACGTTTCAGGACTAAAGATATAACCGCACTTAAACATGGTACCTGCAAATGCGGAAGAACGACGTTAAAAATGGACAGAATTACCGGCAGGTCAGATGATATGATGAAGATCCGCGGTGTTATTGTCTTCCCTTCTCAAATAGAAAAAGCTTTATTGGAAATACCCGGGATAGAGCCGCACTATAAGATCATTATAACAAGACCACATCAGCTGGATGAACTCGAAGTGCAGGTGGAAACATCGAAAAAGATGTTCTCCGATGAGGTAAGGCACGTCGAAGAAATAAAGAACAACATCGAAAATCATATAGAACGGGCTATAGGGATCAGGATCAAGGTAACTCTTGTTGAGCCAAAATCAATACAAAGAAGCGAAGGCAAAGCACGGCGCGTATTTGATATGCGCAATATCAAATAGATCGCGCCTGATGACACATCCGCCAGTGATATAGGGCGGATCTTTTGAAGAGATTAGAAGTGAGATGGCACAGATGAACAACGATGACACAAGAATACAGATGAACAAATAAGATGGCTTAGATGATGGGGTATTGTCTTTGTCATTTGATAGGGTGCTACAGATATGGGTGTTATCGAAAGGGATAACAAGCTTACGGAAAAGATCATTGGATGCTGTTTTAAATTACATACTGAAATCGGACCGGGGCATATTGAAAAGACTTATCATAACGGATTGATAGCTATATTTGAAAAAGAAAATATTGTTTTTGAGTCAGAGAAACAGTACAAATTACTTTACTTAGAGAAGGAAATCGGCAGTTTTCGAGCTGATTTTGTCATTGAGAATAAGCTGATAATTGAAATAAAATCACTGGAGCGTGGTATCCCGGAAGTCTTTTACCGGCAAACGGTTTCGTATCTCAGGTCTGCGAATTTACCGCTTGGCCTCTTAGTGAACTTTGGTACAAATAGATGCCAAATAAAACGAATTGTGGTATAATACAAATAGTTGCTATCTGTGATATCTATTTTGCATCTGTGTCATCTCACCACCCATCTGTGACATCAGTTTTACTGGAGGTAAAACATGCAGGTTAAACAGGTATCCATATTTTTAGAGAACAAAAAGGGACGGCTTCTTGATGCTTTGAAGGCTATTGCAAGGGCCAAGATAAACATTAGGGCTCTTTCAATTGCGGATACTAAAGACTATGGTATTCTTCGAATGATCGTTTCAGACGTAGTCAGGGCGAAAGCAGCGCTGGAAGCAACCGGTTTTACGGTCAAAGAAACAGAAGTAATAGCAATAGCTGTAAATGACCAACCGGGTGGTTTGGCAAAGATACTTGAAGTTTTAAATAACGCCGGTTTAAATGTGGAATACGTCTATGCCTTTGCGGAAAAGCATGAAAATGACGCGATAGTAGTGCTCCGGACAGAAAACATCGAACTGGGCATTAAAACACTAACCAACGCCAAAGTTAAGATACTGGAAGCGAAGAAGGTGTATTCCTTATAATAACAGTTTTTAAAGTTTATAAGGTTTTTAAGGTTAGTAATGTCTAAAATCTTTGCCGGATATCATCCAAAAAAGATTTGTTTTTATTTTCAAACATAAAACCACATCTAAAAAAAGACTTTATAAACCTTAAAAACCTTACAAACTTTATGAACTTCTTTTTTTTGTTAGCACACACGGTCTTCTTGCGATTATCACATTCACCCCATCCTCTTGATTCAACTTTCCTTTTATTAACTCCGTGGTTGCTTTGATATTAATGGGGTCAATAACGGTAACAGAAGTTACGCCGCTTGCTTTACAGAGATCTTCAAGTATAACTTTAGGTGATTCATGCCCTTTAGCCGTAACACCTATGAGCGGTGTGGGTTGATGACCTGTCATTGCCGTCGAAGAATTATCCAGTATTAAAACCGTTATATTTGCCCGGTTATAAACCGCACTGATCAAAGCAGGAATTCCCATATGCATAAACGTTGAATCACCGATAACACAGGCAACTCTTTTTATTCCCTGACTTGCAATACCTGCAGCTTTCGATATGCTTGCGCCCATACAAAGACAGGAATCCAAAGCTTCTAAAGGCGGATTACAGCCCAGGGTATAACAACCGATATCTCCGGCAGTGAAAACAGGGTCAGCCGCTTTTAAAGCTTTATAGAGCTCTCTATGCCCGCAGCCAGGACAAAGTACAGGAGGACGCCTGGGAGTTCCGGTCACTGCAGGAGCCGTCCGTTTTTTTAAATAAAAGCCCAGAGCATCGGGTCCCACTTCTCCCACCCGGTTTATTTCACCTGAAATTTTCCCTTTAACATTCTTATGGAATTTCCTGGCGGTCTCTTCCACCACCGGCTCACCCTCTTCAAGAACTATCACTTCGTCAAGACCTGAGACAAAATCTTTCACCAGCTTTTCCTCTAACGGGTAAAAAGAAACTTTTAATACTGCAAAATCTCCGGCATATTCCATGGCATAGTTGTACGCAATGCCACAGGCTATAATTCCCTTTTTCTGTTTATCCTTAAAAACACTGTTATAAACCGCGCCGTCAACCCCTAAGCCTTTCTGTTTTTCCACTAAAGCTTTATGCAAACGCACGACATTAGACGGTACCGCAATGAGTTGAGCGGGATCTTTTTTAAGCGCAAGTTTATTTTCCTCCCTGATCTCCCCTTTCATCACAGGAGATGAAGAATGCGAAAGTTTTGTCAGACTTCGAAGCATCACAGGCATCTTATATTTTTCCGAAAGATCAAAAGCCGCTAATATAAAGTCCTTTGCTTCCTGGGAGTCTGAAGGTTCAAAAAGCGCTATTTTTGCAAAACGGGCAAAGATCCTGGTATCCTGTTCATTCTGTGAGGAATAAGCGCCCGGATCATCGGCAACCACAACAACAAAACCTCCTTTATTTCCCAGGTAAGCTGAAGTCATTAAAGGATCCGCAGCAACGTTCAGTCCCACATGCTTCATGGAAACTATCGCTCTTCTGCCCGTATAGGAAGCACCCAGCGCCGTTTCATAGGCGACTTTTTCATTAACCGACCATTCCGCGCGGCCTTTAAAGTTCTTAGCCAGATATTCGAGGATCTCCGTAGCCGGAGTACCCGGGTAACTTCCCGCATAGGAAATACCCGCTTCCATTGCACCCCTGGCAATTGCCTCATTTCCCGTCATTAATTCTTTCTTCCGAGCCATTACATTATTCATTTATATTCCCCTCCGTCAGATTCATGTAATATTATAACATAAAAACAATAATTTCTGACTGTCTCTCCTTTGTCTCTTCCTTTTTAGCTTTTGCTTTCAGCTTCATCCTGATATTTCTTTTTTAAGCGAGGCACATAATACATAATTAAAAACAGAAATACTAAAGGGCCCATGTATTATCCAAGTCTTTATCCGAAAACAAAAACAATTAGAGATACATTTAAGTACTTTGTAAATTAAAGAAATCGACGCTGGATCCCGTATCTGAGCACGGGATGACAAAAATAAGCAAGAATTGAAGTAACCTCATGTGTAGTTGCCTCATTACGTGCCCGCCTCTGGAGGGATAAGGCTTTGAACGCTTGCCTTCGCTGTAACGTCCTAAATCAGCAACTACAAGTTTTGGCGGGCAAAAAAGTATCCCAGCACGGGATGCACATATCCTTTATACACTTCAACCACTTTCCTAACTTCTTTTACTTCATTTGCTTCCCTTGCTTCCCTTGCTTCTCTTGCTTCCCTTGCTTCCCTTGCTTCCCTTGCTTCCCTTGCTTCCCTTGCTTCCCTTGCTTCCCCTGCTTCACTTACGGTCAGTATGCGTAAAGTCTTCCATACGGTCTTAGCGAGAACGGTGACAACTTTATAAAAGAGCTGCTCAATATTTTATATTTTTCTTTTTCCATATCAAAAGTGGCGCAAAACTCGCCGACATATTTTTCAAGCATCTTTCTGTCTTCGTCATCTAATTTTTCAGCTTTTACTTCTTTACCGAGAAGCCTTGGATCTATTTTATCAGTTCGGAGGAATATCCTTCCGGCATGCATTCCGGTGCCTACAAAGTCCCTAACCGGAAGCCCCTTCGAATTAAGGCCAAGCACTATAAGAAGACCTCCAGCCATATATTCGCCGAGAAAATCCTTTGCTTCTCCACCGGCTACAATAACCGGGAACATTCCTTTATACTCTTTCATATGGATACCAACACGGTAACCGACATTTCCTTTTATAAAGACCTTTCCGCCTCTCATACCGTAGCCGACTATATCTCCTGCATTTCCGTGAACCGTGATAGATCCGGAGTTCATTGTATTCCCTATCGCATCCTGGGCATTACCGTACACCACAATATCGGGGCCGTCCATAAACGCAGCCATATCACTGCCGGGATAACCATTGACAGTAATCTTTACTTTTTCCTGTATGCCCGTACCGATGTAACGCTGACCACAGGCGTTATTAATGATAAATTCATCAGTCTTTCCGAGTTTTTCATGGATAAGTTCATTTAACTCTTTAAAATCCATTCCTTTAGCGTCAATAGTATATTTGCTCATACCTCTGTACCGTCCCCTGTAACATAATGTTTTCTAAAATCTTTTGGAAGCACAAGAAAACCAAAATCCTCTTTTAATAACTGTTTTTTAAACAATGAGACATCAAGTTTTTGTTTTATGATAAGTCCAAAGATACCGGCTCTTTCAATAATATTTACAAGAACAACCCCGACAATCACATTATCTTTTATTACTATTTTTTTATATTTACCTTTCTCATTGCAGGAGAGCACCTCATAATCATTAGTCTTCGGATTTGTCAGTCCGAAAGATATAGAAGGCACACCCATGATAGTTACAGAGTTCATCGGGAACATTCCGTCATATTCAGTGATCTTTCCGGCCATATTAAACCCGGCTGTCATTCCCTGCCTGGCAGCAACCGGCCAGATGGCTATTACCGAATTGGCACCGGAAAGAAAATCAGCTCCTTCCGCCACATCACCGGCCGCAAATATATTAGACACAGAACTTTCCATTCTTTCATTCACAACTATCCCGCGGTTAGCTTTAATGAAGGTGCCTTTTATTAGTTCTAAATTTGGTTTTACGCCTACAGCAACGATCAGAAGCTTCGTCTTTACGGTCTTTCCGGTTGAAAGCACCACCCCTTCAAGCTTCTTGCCTTTTGACAGCACTTTTTTTATTGTCGTTTCTTTGAGGAATTCCGAACCGGACTCCTTTAGTTTTTCTTCCAAAAGCGCCGAAGCCGTCTTGTCAAAAGTATTTGCCAGAAGGCGGTCAGCCATCTCCACTATTTTAATCTTAATTTTCCGGGCAAGGAGCCCTTCTGCCGCTTTCATTCCGATAAGACCCGCACCCAGGACAACACACTCCTTGATCTTATTCTTTTCAATATATTTTACAAGTTTCTCAACTTCATCCAATTTGATAAAAGTAAAAACACCCGCTATATCATCTGAATACCCGTCTATAGGCGGGTTTATCGGTACTCCGCCTGTCGAGATAAGAAGTCTGTCATATTTTATCTTTTCATTTTTTGCCGTGATAACATTTTTCCCTTTTTCGTCGATCTTTACAACAGGAGTAGACCAGCGGATATTAACATTCATCTCTTTGGCAAACGAAGCATCTACAAAGCCCAGTTTATCCTTCTTCACCTTCCCTGCAAGAAAGTAAGAAATAAGAGGTCGTGAATAAATGGAAGCCTCATCTGTTAGCACCATGATCTCACCGGTCTTGTCAACCTCACGAATGCTTTTAATAGCATTCACAGCCGCAACCGAGTATCCAATAATAACGTAACGCATAACAGCTCCTTTTTAACGACCGTCTAAAAGTCCATAAAGTCTATAAGGTTCATAACGTCTCACATTAAGGTAGTATTATTATATTGTCATTGCGAGGGCGTTTTTTGCCCGAAGCAATCTTCATTAAATTGTCAATTGTCATTCGTAAATCGTAAATTCTTTTCAGACTTCCTTTAAAACAATCGCTTCATTCGGACAATGTTCTACACACGACGGTATTTCTCTTCCGGCGCAGAAATCACATTTACTTCCTACTTTCTTATTCTTTAGATCCGGTTTAACCGCGCCAAAGGGGCATACCATAATACACATCCAGCAGCCGACGCATTTATCCTCATCATGCAATACTATACCGTTCTTGTCTTTATACATGGCAGAAGTCAGACATGCTTCCACACAAGGCGCATCCTTACAATGCCTGCACTGCAAAGCAAAAGTCGTATATCCCTGCTCTTCAATCACAAGCGAAGAAAGCGGGGCACCTCCGGCAGACTTAAAAGTCTTAATAATAT
This window contains:
- a CDS encoding acetolactate synthase, translating into MQVKQVSIFLENKKGRLLDALKAIARAKINIRALSIADTKDYGILRMIVSDVVRAKAALEATGFTVKETEVIAIAVNDQPGGLAKILEVLNNAGLNVEYVYAFAEKHENDAIVVLRTENIELGIKTLTNAKVKILEAKKVYSL
- a CDS encoding phenylacetate--CoA ligase; this encodes MFWEKELETIKRGKLEALQLKRLKETATRVYNKVPYYKKLFKSKGVTPGDIRTINDISKLPFTTRDDLQKNYPDKLLTIKHHDTMRLHTSSGTTGKPKAVFFTKKDIDVAANNIARCLTMTGVTKVDVLQNMMSYGLFTGGLMMHYGAEKVGALVIPSAIGNTERQLMFMQDFKTTAIHLTPSYALYLSDIFEKKGPAFRKKLKLKRAYMGAEPYTEETKNKIEKILKLKVYNSYGLTEMNGPGVAFECEYQSGMHLWEDCYLMEIVDPKTDRPLPEGKTGELILTTLNREGMPIIRYRTRDITAIIPEKCKCGRTHRRIMRIKGRADDMFIIRGVNIYPQQIERVLMSVTHVEKNYQIYLEDNDKMTVKVEITKKLFDGNLEHLKKLQSDLTEKLRTEILVRPNIDLVEPGTLPVSEGKAKRVFDNRKIY
- a CDS encoding phenylacetate--CoA ligase, which produces MIWNPKAECMLPKERELLQLERLQHIVKYAYERIPYYKRSFDAAKVKPSDIKTLKDITKLPFTSKDDLRGAYPFGMFAVPHEEILEIHTSSGTTGRPVVVGYTASDIELWSEVMARALSMAGTTKADWVQNAYGYGLFTGGLGVHYGARKIGANIVPISAGNTKRQLEIIRDFGTTILTCTPSYTLYLAEAAAEEGIDLKKSKLRSGVFGAEMWTEKMREEIEKRLNINALNIYGLTEIIGPGVGQECQEKSGLHLQEDHFFPEIIATDTLQPLAEEQKGEMVLTTLTREGTPMIRFRTKDITALKHGTCKCGRTTLKMDRITGRSDDMMKIRGVIVFPSQIEKALLEIPGIEPHYKIIITRPHQLDELEVQVETSKKMFSDEVRHVEEIKNNIENHIERAIGIRIKVTLVEPKSIQRSEGKARRVFDMRNIK
- a CDS encoding 4Fe-4S ferredoxin, producing the protein MKKIVIREEYCLGCRLCEIHCATAHSPSKNIIKTFKSAGGAPLSSLVIEEQGYTTFALQCRHCKDAPCVEACLTSAMYKDKNGIVLHDEDKCVGCWMCIMVCPFGAVKPDLKNKKVGSKCDFCAGREIPSCVEHCPNEAIVLKEV
- a CDS encoding indolepyruvate oxidoreductase, producing the protein MARKKELMTGNEAIARGAMEAGISYAGSYPGTPATEILEYLAKNFKGRAEWSVNEKVAYETALGASYTGRRAIVSMKHVGLNVAADPLMTSAYLGNKGGFVVVVADDPGAYSSQNEQDTRIFARFAKIALFEPSDSQEAKDFILAAFDLSEKYKMPVMLRSLTKLSHSSSPVMKGEIREENKLALKKDPAQLIAVPSNVVRLHKALVEKQKGLGVDGAVYNSVFKDKQKKGIIACGIAYNYAMEYAGDFAVLKVSFYPLEEKLVKDFVSGLDEVIVLEEGEPVVEETARKFHKNVKGKISGEINRVGEVGPDALGFYLKKRTAPAVTGTPRRPPVLCPGCGHRELYKALKAADPVFTAGDIGCYTLGCNPPLEALDSCLCMGASISKAAGIASQGIKRVACVIGDSTFMHMGIPALISAVYNRANITVLILDNSSTAMTGHQPTPLIGVTAKGHESPKVILEDLCKASGVTSVTVIDPINIKATTELIKGKLNQEDGVNVIIARRPCVLTKKRSS